A stretch of the Oncorhynchus clarkii lewisi isolate Uvic-CL-2024 chromosome 9, UVic_Ocla_1.0, whole genome shotgun sequence genome encodes the following:
- the LOC139416733 gene encoding mitochondrial ubiquitin ligase activator of NFKB 1 isoform X1, which yields MGDLSGGVTPALVFSEKMDSTGKPSTAQVLLLTTSSALTAVFYSVYRRRTTTVARLKGAKRVSIDQDLKNILTAAPGKCVPYAVIEGVVRSVKETLNSQFVDNCKGVIERLTLKEKKMVWNRTTHLWNESEKVIHQRTNTVPFDLASHDMAMAATIRVIRPLDSSELDLETTYENFHPTVQSLTNVIGHFISGERPKGIHETEEMLRLGESVTGVGELVLDNNLVKLQPPKQGLRYFLSRLDYDSLVEKQQSSVRVWRVLTALFGVVASTTLLFILWKQWVYHRQRRKEKNVLEEFKEHQRKRMRELNVEETSVSPSACTVCLTRERSCVFLECGHVCACDQCYQALPEPKKCPICRAPIERVVPLYNS from the exons atgggtgacctgtctg GTGGGGTTACACCTGCCCTTGTGTTCTCTGAAAAGATGGATTCTACTGGGAAACCCTCCACAGCTCAAGTCCTACTATTAACCACCAGCTCAGCACTGACTGCAGTCTTCTACTCTGTGTACAGGAGGAGGACAACAACAGTAGCAAGATTAAAG GGAGCCAAGAGAGTGTCTATTGATCAGGATCTGAAGAACATCCTGACAGCAGCACCAGGAAAATGTGTCCCGTACGCTGTGATCGAAGGTGTTGTGAGATCTGTTAAAGAAACCCTGAACAGCCAGTTTGTGGACAACTGCAAAGGGGTCATCGAGAGGTTAACTCTAAAGGAGAAGAAGATGGTGTGGAATCGTACCACTCATCTTTG GAACGAGAGTGAAAAAGTCATCCACCAGCGCACCAACACGGTGCCCTTTGACCTGGCATCCCACGACATGGCCATGGCCGCCACCATCCGGGTCATCCGTCCCCTGGACTCCTCGGAGCTAGACCTGGAGACCACTTACGAGAACTTTCACCCCACGGTCCAGTCCCTGACCAATGTCATTGGCCACTTCATCAGCGGGGAGCGCCCTAAAG GTATCCATGAGACGGAGGAGATGCTGCGTCTGGGGGAGAGTGTGACCGGGGTCGGGGAGCTGGTGCTGGACAACAACCTGGTGAAGCTCCAACCTCCCAAGCAGGGCCTGAGGTACTTCCTCAGCCGACTGGACTATGACTCCCTGGTGGAGAAGCAGCAGAGCAGCGTCAGAGTCTGGAGGGTCCTGACTGCGTTGTTTGGTGTGGTAGCTTCTACGACGCTCCTCTTCATCCTGTGGAAGCAGTGGGTTTACCACagacagaggagaaaggagaagaacGTCCTGGAGGAGTTCAAGGAGCatcagaggaagaggatgagggagCTGAATGTAGAGGagaccagtgtttcccctagtgCCTGTACAGTGTGTCTGACCCGGGAGCGTTCCTGTGTGTTCCTGGAGTGTGGGCATGTCTGTGCCTGTGACCAGTGCTACCAGGCTCTTCCAGAGCCAAAGAAGTGCCCTATCTGCAGGGCACCGATAGAGAGGGTAGTACCGCTTTATAACAGCTAA
- the LOC139416733 gene encoding mitochondrial ubiquitin ligase activator of NFKB 1 isoform X2 gives MDSTGKPSTAQVLLLTTSSALTAVFYSVYRRRTTTVARLKGAKRVSIDQDLKNILTAAPGKCVPYAVIEGVVRSVKETLNSQFVDNCKGVIERLTLKEKKMVWNRTTHLWNESEKVIHQRTNTVPFDLASHDMAMAATIRVIRPLDSSELDLETTYENFHPTVQSLTNVIGHFISGERPKGIHETEEMLRLGESVTGVGELVLDNNLVKLQPPKQGLRYFLSRLDYDSLVEKQQSSVRVWRVLTALFGVVASTTLLFILWKQWVYHRQRRKEKNVLEEFKEHQRKRMRELNVEETSVSPSACTVCLTRERSCVFLECGHVCACDQCYQALPEPKKCPICRAPIERVVPLYNS, from the exons ATGGATTCTACTGGGAAACCCTCCACAGCTCAAGTCCTACTATTAACCACCAGCTCAGCACTGACTGCAGTCTTCTACTCTGTGTACAGGAGGAGGACAACAACAGTAGCAAGATTAAAG GGAGCCAAGAGAGTGTCTATTGATCAGGATCTGAAGAACATCCTGACAGCAGCACCAGGAAAATGTGTCCCGTACGCTGTGATCGAAGGTGTTGTGAGATCTGTTAAAGAAACCCTGAACAGCCAGTTTGTGGACAACTGCAAAGGGGTCATCGAGAGGTTAACTCTAAAGGAGAAGAAGATGGTGTGGAATCGTACCACTCATCTTTG GAACGAGAGTGAAAAAGTCATCCACCAGCGCACCAACACGGTGCCCTTTGACCTGGCATCCCACGACATGGCCATGGCCGCCACCATCCGGGTCATCCGTCCCCTGGACTCCTCGGAGCTAGACCTGGAGACCACTTACGAGAACTTTCACCCCACGGTCCAGTCCCTGACCAATGTCATTGGCCACTTCATCAGCGGGGAGCGCCCTAAAG GTATCCATGAGACGGAGGAGATGCTGCGTCTGGGGGAGAGTGTGACCGGGGTCGGGGAGCTGGTGCTGGACAACAACCTGGTGAAGCTCCAACCTCCCAAGCAGGGCCTGAGGTACTTCCTCAGCCGACTGGACTATGACTCCCTGGTGGAGAAGCAGCAGAGCAGCGTCAGAGTCTGGAGGGTCCTGACTGCGTTGTTTGGTGTGGTAGCTTCTACGACGCTCCTCTTCATCCTGTGGAAGCAGTGGGTTTACCACagacagaggagaaaggagaagaacGTCCTGGAGGAGTTCAAGGAGCatcagaggaagaggatgagggagCTGAATGTAGAGGagaccagtgtttcccctagtgCCTGTACAGTGTGTCTGACCCGGGAGCGTTCCTGTGTGTTCCTGGAGTGTGGGCATGTCTGTGCCTGTGACCAGTGCTACCAGGCTCTTCCAGAGCCAAAGAAGTGCCCTATCTGCAGGGCACCGATAGAGAGGGTAGTACCGCTTTATAACAGCTAA